AGCCTCTCTTTTCTGGGAGGCAACAGTGCTAAGTTATCACTCTTTATCATGAAGTATGTTAGCAAACTGGAAGAAAAGATTCATACAAAATGCTAAATTCTCAGGTGGTCTAACCATATTATTATCTAGAGGAATTATTTTGTATGAAAtctttgtacaaaaaaaatgtaaattaccATAGAGCGAAATGACAAATGAATACACTGACCAGCTGCCTTTGTAGCTGGATCGCAGAAATAACAGATCCAGGACGGGAACAAAACCATTTTTCTCCCTATCCTCCCCAGAGCTCAATGGCTCTTGttgatgaagaggagcagcaTTTCTTTATCATTATGATGAAGTTCCTCTCCTTATGTTTAGGGAGGAGCCATGCCTTTAACTTAATGAAATTCATTTCAGCCACTTGTGTCATGCTCCTTGTTCTTTTAGTTCCGATCCACTTCTCATGACTGCAGGTGACGTCTTGAATGCAGATGTCCCAAAAAGTGTGAGGTTAGCCTTTAGCCTTTTCTCCAGTCCTGCTCAGACTGGAGAAAAGCCAAACTTACTGCAGATGAAGCTCTGATATGTCAAACCATCTCCTGCTCCATCTCACTAAGACTTGATACCAAGATACCCGACCTCTTTCACTCAAGGCAGACTCACTCCAGCccagaaaaacaccaaaataaatcaCTCCTGCTTTTAGCTGTTCCcagaatgaaaacagaagtgTCCAGTCTTTACATAATCAGCCTAAAGTGAATTAGTAAAACTGACTTGTTCTAGGATCCCTGACAGACAGTTCACTAAAAGCCACAGAAAGAGCAAGAGTGACTTCATTAGTTTTTCATAGAGACATGATGACTAAAATTTAAAAGTAGCTGAGTCAGTCTGGGAtcttattaaaaattaatgGATATCATGTATTTTTATCATGCAGCAGTTACAGCAAGCATTTGCCTCTCAGATCACTAcctaacaaatacattttaaatcaattcaattCTATAATTAATCTGTCTAGTTTTTATGAATGCAGTTCTggttttaacagattttaaattatacacAGATTGACTGTATTTGACAATTAGGCAACTTCTGACAGCAACTGGTTGTGCTTGATTGTATTTAGGagtttcaaaacaaagacaacaccacattatttagatttttttttttatcaaaaagttTGATAAGAACAAAATTATGTCGATGTTGAGGTTTTAGTATgtcaaaacatggaaaaattcaaaatatagtAATGTCTTTGCAAGGCAGTGCAAacgaacaacaaaaaaattcactaccaataatttttccttctgctttcaAAGTGGTCCAATGGTTAATCAGTGACCTGCAGTTTTGGACACTTCCACCCTCATTGTGTCCTTACAGTAACTAACCTTTAGTTTATGAATAGACTGAGAGCACAATCAGAGGAAGAAATGTATCATTTCCTCTGAAATAATAGCAATTTATAATGATGAACTTCACCCCTCTTTGTCTCTGTATGGAAAAACCAAGAACGGCATTCTTACAATCTTTGAATCTGTATGAAAGTTAAAATTATGGCATCTTCAACGCTGACTTGCAACTGAAAATTATGATCTTCTCAATTTTACTACATTCTCAGCCGAGTAAGTGTTACTGCAACTTGAAACATTCATACAACTCTGAAACGCCGTGGTTGATTCACCTGGATTTGTTTGCGACTGGACTTGAAACCGTGTCTTTGTGGTAAAAGCTCCCAACCTGCATGATTGCCCAGATCAAAGTAGATCTGGAAAATACATGGactgtttccacattttctccCTTCTGCAAAGCTTCAACTCTGCACATTGATCCTCATTTGGATAACATGGTtgcaatcatttaatattttggaCCAGAGCCACAAAAAATGTGCTTGCTAAAACGAAAGAGTCCTCAGGTCTTCTCACCGTGGGGAGGGGACTGCTCTCTTTGAAAAAGCAGGGTCACACCCTTCCTGAAGCGGTGGTCCCTCACACTGTAGATGATGACATTACAGCAGCTGTTTCCGGTCAGAATCCAGAAGGcgagaaaagaaaagttgcaCCACGTGTATCCCACCACATTTCCCAGCACAAACACCGCGATGGGAGAGAAGGATGCTGTGAAGGCAAATGTCAGTATGCCGATTGTCTTTGCAGCCTTGATGTCTGAGAATGATGGTCTGTGGGagcatcctcctcctccccctccgtCGCTCAGACTCCCCTCGGAGAGCAGTTTGCGTTTTTGGGTGTATCGGCGAATGCTTGTGAAGGACACAACATTAACTGCTAATGTGCCGCCCAGAAGTATGAAGTCGAATGCtggaaacagcagcaaaatgttgGCATCAGGCGGGAGTTGGCCTCCAAACAACAGTGGGGCGTAGTTACACATGCGACTGCACTCATTGTACTCCAAAGTAAAGTTGCTGCTGAAGATGAGAGGAGCGAGAGCCAGCAGGAAGCTGGCTGCCCAGGACAGCAGGATGAGGAGCAATGTTCGTCTTCTGGTCACCAGCGCGTCTTTGTGGAGCGGCCACAGGATGGCCACGCTGCGCTCCAGAGTCATCAGGAAGATGGTGTTGATGGAGACAAAGGTGCATCCCGCAAACACGGGACCAATCAGCATGCAGGGCTGCCAGGGGCTCTCCATGTCACTGAAGGATGCCGATGTACCACCCTGGTACCACAAGGGAGGAGCGCTGGTCACCATCAGAGAGATTtcagtgaaaacagagaaaggaaCCACGACAACACCCACCATCATGTCTGCTATGGCCAGAGACACTGCCAACAAgattgacaaagaaaaaaagcattatttagtttaaatggTTGAGAATCAAGCTTTTAATCACATCTGGTCAACTTTAtcttatgagaaaaaaaaagaaatacaagatgaaaaaaaaactacaaagttACCTTTCAAGTAACCTTGTGGTGTTCTCGACTGCCTAGTTTGCACAAAGACTGTTAGAGTAACCACATTTCCAACCACAATAGCAAACGCCAGGCTGACCATGAAGGCCACAGCGAGGGTGCGGTTGAGCATCCCACAGCAGCAGAGGGTGCAGAGGGGTGGAAGTGACTGGCCCGAGCCATGTCCCGTCTGCGCAGTCGCAGTCAGGTTAAACGGACAGTCAGAGGTCACCAGAAGAGCTGCGGTTCCCACGGGAAAGCTGGTGTTGGGAAGCAGCTCAGTCATGGCCCAGAGTGGTAATAATCTCTGTGAAGTGTTGGCAGGAAACCGGCTCAGGAAACCATGATGTAAAGTGGTTGGCCTCCCTggaaaaaaatagcagaaaaaaaaattcataaaaaggTATTTTCATTCACTTTTGGCTAGATTTTGATCATGTAAAAATCATGTGGTGGTCGATTTTAGCTATATGTTTTCTTGTCTATTTTCAAACAGCCCAGATAATTACCATTCTTTGCATAATATATATCAAGAGAAACTGTCACATGAGAGCATCTAGAGGTACTGACACCACATCTACTTTGCTTAACGTGATCAAGTTGTTTGTAACTTCAAACCAAAGCtgtaaaatacaaattagtatttaatttattgtgaagTGCACACAGTGACTTCAATTTTTTGTTACTACTTTTCTCAGAACTGCACCTGGTCCTTTACAACATGTTTACACAAACATCATTTATATTTATCCGTTGTAAATGGCAAAGCACTTTCAGAATCTCTCAAAAAGCTTTTAGCAAGAAAACCAGAACTGTagaaatttatttgaaagtaacattttgataagtttcttatttgttttatgcatCAAAGCATTAGTCTGAGAAACCACTTCTTGTGACTGACAGATTTGACGCCTTGGAAATTAATATCTTTTTCTTACATGAATTAAGGAGGTGACAAAATGTTCTCGCAGAAGAcagaaataataagaaacaaTGAGTCTCTTACTATGTTATGTCTGGGCATGGActatattcaaattaaaagcttctGTCACACTTATTTCCCTTCTTTGCATGATGGTGTGTGGAAAAGCATCCGCTACATTGGCCTAACAAGTTCCCTTCATGAAATAGAATCAAGTGAATTTTGAGAAATATCATGTACTGCCATATATTTAAAGTAAGGGTGTAACTTTTTAAGTTATTCCGTTTTTATTCTTACATACACAgaatgtgtgtgttcatggttaGTGAGGTTAATTGTTTGGGATTCACAGTGTTCAGCGGCATCAGGGCTGAATATGTTACTGTTGCCACAACATCagtatctttttgttttgtttgacataTAGATTGATAGAACGACAGAAAAGGATGGACTTTTCTGTCAACTGAATATGCCTAAGAAccaatattttaaagaaatgttttgaaggGCTATTGTGAATTATAATCTAGTCTAGGGGTACCCCTTGGTTTTATTGTCTGTGTATTGTGGTTACTTGCTATTCCTTGACTCTAACGCAGTTTGAGGCATCAATCCTGTCAGTGCCTAAGTTCAGGACCAAATGTCTTTCACAGCTGACAATTAAATACACGAGTCTTTCCATCATCTGTGTTGTTCAGTGGGCTGGAGAGCAGGAGGGTACACCCGTCCAAGAAAACACACGGTAACAGGAACAGACATATTCAGACCAGGGCCAAAACCAAAGCAATGGTTGTGGTTTGGCTTCGAGCTCAAGAGCAACTCAACTATTTAAAGAATTAGAGTTCAAACAATCACAGAAATATGCTCTTGCTAAGCTGTCATGCTGTTCTGTATTTCATGAAAATCCAGAGAACAGGTAATATATTATTACCTTCCACCAAAGCCTGTGTTCAGTCTAAACCTCACTTATGGATAATTGTCTTGAAGTTCgtgggagaaaacaaaagaatatgacagaaagctgcattttctttcttatccACACATGTTTGTGATAAAACTGGCTTCAGATGAAGTAATGTGACTGTAGTAtagatgcaaaagaaaaagaaaatcacccaGCAGCAAATTTCTTAGAACAAATCATTTCACGTGAAATAGTTCTCACACATTATATGTCAAACTTTGCGTGATTCCTCTCTGACAACACAAAAATAGACTTATGCCTTATCCATATGTTAGTCAGAAGTCCTCCTTCTGACTAAAATCTAAAGGAGGACTTCACATATTAGATGATTTCCATTGTGTATGTTAATGCATTGTAAGCTACATTCTTTGTTTGAGTTCTTAAAATAGACAATTAGGATTGTTTTTAGAGGGAAACTCAACTACTTGCAGATTTTAGCTACTGGCTGTGGTTCTTAACACTGGCAAAtctttaacaataaaatgtaaattttcatcTTTCATCCCTTTAAAATATACTAAATAACAAAGTATGGATAGATGCCCATTATTTATCTAATTGTTGTGCATTAACTTTGTACTataaagttgtatttttctAGTTCTCAGcaggaaatgaatgaatgaatgaatgaatccaCCTTATTACGCCCAGAGGGAAATTCATATTTCAGTACATTCTGTCCAAATAGAAAGGTGCATCCTTATTTGCCAAATGCTACAGTGTTAAGTGCAGTGGAAGTGGAAACTACTTTTTCACCatattaaatgttcaaaaactaaaggaacattttcacaattattgTCCCTGTCCTTTGATATTTGATGTgtttcctccttctctttctgccCATTTTGTGTCTCAGTTCCGCAAATAAAGAGCCACTCATGCCACAGaaacctttattaaaaaaacgtTTCCCTGTCAGACTGGCCACTTCTGACTATTCTTGATGTTTCTCTGACTGGGAACACAATTAGATACCAGGTGCAAAAAGAATGATCTGCAAAAGGGCATACTGCTCTCCAGATGTTGTAACATCTGCCAGATGTTACAACAATACAATTGATCCACTTTATAAGTGATTCAACTGAGCTTGAATTTCGtgtgcaatttttaaaaacaaattctaatgttttgtttctattgttaAAATAAGTGACCTTAAGATAGACCAGATTTTTCTCAGGAATCATGTGTCAAGAAAAgtgtggtgtgaggtgaggtagacgcCGTAGACCCAGGTAAGTGGAGGGAAggcaattttaataataatttcagcttCAACAAATCTCCACAAGATTCTGGCCTGGCCAGGGCTCACACCATCATTCACAATTTAATAAGATttcatgattaattgattagttTGTCTCCCAGTTCACTAATTACTTGGTTTTATTGAAAGGTGTCAggtatttataaattaaatagtCTGTTTTTGGAGGCTTAATGTTAAAATGTGCAGCCTCTAAAAGGTTCAACACAAATATCACCACaggcatttttttgttgttgttgtatttctgtgttttagatTCATTCGATGTAAAAACCTACAAGTAATGTCATAAAAGAGCTTTTGATTAGATTTCGACACtccaaaggaaacattttatctcTAATTATTATGTCAATGTTgcaaagcaaaagtaaaatgaagaaatgtgtttgtttcctgttcTTGTTCTTGTACACTCACATGTCTACGTTCAGGATGCCCACTCTCATTATGGTCTCAAAAATATGTGCATAGCTCCTAGTGGGCTGTGTAGCTGCCCAAGGTGAGATTACACAGAGCACTCATGAAATCACacactgattggctgattgaCTGATcctattttctttagtttgactTCTCATCACAGTAGCATTCAGAGAAGGCAGCATGATATTCTCCAGCATTCAGGAAAGACTCCTTCACTTGGTGTCCTGACGGAGTAATCTATATGTACTGAAcgttttgtaaaaaatgttccCTGCTCACGTTAAGTACATGCATGGTAAAGACTTACCTGAATAAGAAATGCTCCTATTCTATTACATTTTCCTGCTTCACAGTTATTGCCACCTTGTGAATATGTGTGCTatacctttaaataaattaggcTTTTACTGTGGAAGACCAATCTTACTTCAAGCCATCGTCTGCAGTGAGAGTTggacatttgaatattttttaagcCAATTCATCATTTATTGATATTAACAAACATCTCAATGGTATGTTCTCTTGTTGCTCAAGTTTTCAAGAGTGATTACGAAAATTAATCTATGTGTCAAGTCATGCTATAACCCAGGAAATTATAGGGTTTATTTCTAATGTGGGTTTATTTTAGATCTCTTTTAGGGCGTTGAGAAAAGTTTTACCAGTAAACACTCTGAGGAGAGAAtgggatgttttgttttaaacgcTCAGTTTAGTTTCGTTGTATTTCTACCGCTTTGTTTTAATGTGGAACTTCAttaggaaataaacaaaatccgCAATTGCATAAGCGCTTAAAGACTTTCTAGTTTAGTTCAGAGAAAGACAAATCTGATTTAgactttttgttaaaatattttctattaagAAAGAGGAAGGCAGATGATGAGGAATTCCAGCAGTTTCTTTTATTCTCCATGAATTGAGTTTTCCAAACAATGAAGAAACTCATCAAGGCCAGGCCTTGAGAGAGCTGACtttaaatatacaaagaaaaaaaataaacttctgaaTTCATGAAAAGCGTGGAGTGGGCGGAAGGGGAAGGCCTTGCAGCTTGACGTCAAATCTATTTGAGTTTTTGACTGattcacatttctttgaaaaatcccttgtgaaaataatttatttcaaatagcAGACACTATGTGGCttatctcttttgtttttgggaaTGCTTTGAGCagttttaggcttttttttctctatgaaCATAATTTGTTTACTTATTACAGCTCATTAGagtggagaaacaaaaaaaaaagataattgttTGTGAGAGGACAGACAATCAGCCTCATTTGGAGGTTTCTGCTGTTACGTTGAGTAAAGATGACAAGCGGAAGTCATCCCTGTGGCAGAACCTCAGGCGTGGAGTAGCTAACAGCAGAGgcagagcacacacacacacacaagcatccTCCCCGTGCACGCCTGCACACGCACACCCTCAAGACTTGCAGCTGTTAGAAAGATAAAGTCTTCACAACCAGTGGACAGACAGAGATTTAACTTTGCATGGACTGAGAAATGCAGCATTTATCGCAGCTTATGGTGACACAATATAGTAAAAAATGTCTAATAAGTGAAAGTTGTAGGGAGAATATGTCTGCATGTGTTCAGCTGCAGTTTGGCTGCACAACATTCTTTTaatgaacttttattttcaatagtTTTATCCTAAAGAAATGCATCTTAAAGAAATTCTCAAGCGCTCAcaccaaacaaacacaacaatgcAGAAATCAATTTTCAGTGTTGCACTTAAACAATGTTaacaatatttgcttttatcaaAATGAGagaagttgctttaaaaatagaACTTCTTGTTCTTTGGAGAACTTTGTGCTTGAATATCTGTTTTCCATGCGTGCAGTGAATGAGATTTGACAGGGCTTTGTCCCTGACTGACGGGTTCGGGCATTTGCAGGAGGACCTCCAGGCCCCGGTCAGGACTCTCCGGCCAGGTctcccacaaacacacagaggtcATGGGTAGTACTAAGCATGCTGGACGGGTCAGCACTGAACCGCCCAAGgctttctctgctgcagcatgCAGGCTGAATCTGGACTTTCTCTTCACATCTTGGCCTGTCATGCTGTCTGTGCAGGTTCCCTTTGTGTTTGACAagtgcacacagacacaaagaagctttcatgttttttttgttctttttttttttttgagtctgtcaCCATATTCTGGTCTTgcttacatttttcacatcattcTTGTGCTcactgtttaaataaacaacattgataatattttttctttattgcatgAATAATCCCTTTGTGCTTTCTATTAAAGCATGCAGGTCATATATTGTACATGTTGACATATAAAATTAATTGTTACAAAAGTACAAACACGCACTAGATAATACTTTATTTCAAATCAGGCCGAATGAcattctgtttacatttttaaatatctttttaaattacttatgAGCTTCAACAATTGAAAGATACAGAGTTCATTTGATGTAGAAAAGCCAcctaataataatgtaaaaaaaactaagattttaataaatacatcacTGCATGACTAACAATATAATGTACACTTACCAGATTTGCTTGCAAAACtcacataaaattatttttacccaTTTGTGTGAATACATCGAAGTGAAAATTAAACCACCAAAGTAAGAGGAATAAGTCaaaatcattcattttctaTGGTAAACAGTGTATTTTTGGAaactagcagaaaaaaaaaaaaaatcaattctgaTAATCTTTCTCTCTGAAATAGCATCtgaattctgaaaatattaatcAACTAACCAAAAATATACAATACTATTACTTGTTTCAAAGTGCACACAGTCGAAACTGTTACTCCTTCATCCACCAAACATATTCTAGTGATTATTGAGCattgacaaaactaaaataagctTTTCATACTCAAACATAAACTTGCAGACTGCAATTAAACTCCACTGATTAGAAGTGAATTGACAGCTGAAATgagttaaatgaaaatgtcGTCACACTGACCATGTGCCtgcctcttcctccctctcagTGACTCCTGGTCTCTTTAACACACTGGTGACGGACATCATCACTGCGCCGTGTCAACAGCAGCAACACGACCCAATGGACTGACATTACAAAAGACTCCACCCAACAGTTTAAttgatgaaacatttcagtcttaACACATGAGGTTTGGTTATTACTTTAGAGTGATTTTCATCAACTCTGAGTAATACAAACGCAGTAAAAATGGGCTTtcttaaaacttaaattattgttttgaaaccTTGTATTAACTCATTGGATTATCACAATGTAGGTCGTTGTGATAATCCAATTTATGTCTGCCTGTGCCAGCCGCAAACCAATCAAATCAATGCTTAGTACTGAATTATTTGGCGTTTTAAGTAGCTCAGTATCCAAGCAGTCACTGGGGATAAATATAATTCTTGAATCcaaattacaaaacacacaacatgatgcaacagataataaattaatctaaCTGGAACATCTTACCAGCATTTCCACTGTCATCGACCGTGGAGCATTTGTGCAGACAAAGGtgcataaaagaaaacacaatccAGG
This genomic interval from Gambusia affinis linkage group LG02, SWU_Gaff_1.0, whole genome shotgun sequence contains the following:
- the LOC122822364 gene encoding trace amine-associated receptor 13c-like isoform X2, giving the protein MTELLPNTSFPVGTAALLVTSDCPFNLTATAQTGHGSGQSLPPLCTLCCCGMLNRTLAVAFMVSLAFAIVVGNVVTLTVFVQTRQSRTPQGYLKVSLAIADMMVGVVVVPFSVFTEISLMVTSAPPLWYQGGTSASFSDMESPWQPCMLIGPVFAGCTFVSINTIFLMTLERSVAILWPLHKDALVTRRRTLLLILLSWAASFLLALAPLIFSSNFTLEYNECSRMCNYAPLLFGGQLPPDANILLLFPAFDFILLGGTLAVNVVSFTSIRRYTQKRKLLSEGSLSDGGGGGGCSHRPSFSDIKAAKTIGILTFAFTASFSPIAVFVLGNVVGYTWCNFSFLAFWILTGNSCCNVIIYSVRDHRFRKGVTLLFQREQSPPHGEKT
- the LOC122822364 gene encoding trace amine-associated receptor 13c-like isoform X1, giving the protein MHLCLHKCSTVDDSGNAGRPTTLHHGFLSRFPANTSQRLLPLWAMTELLPNTSFPVGTAALLVTSDCPFNLTATAQTGHGSGQSLPPLCTLCCCGMLNRTLAVAFMVSLAFAIVVGNVVTLTVFVQTRQSRTPQGYLKVSLAIADMMVGVVVVPFSVFTEISLMVTSAPPLWYQGGTSASFSDMESPWQPCMLIGPVFAGCTFVSINTIFLMTLERSVAILWPLHKDALVTRRRTLLLILLSWAASFLLALAPLIFSSNFTLEYNECSRMCNYAPLLFGGQLPPDANILLLFPAFDFILLGGTLAVNVVSFTSIRRYTQKRKLLSEGSLSDGGGGGGCSHRPSFSDIKAAKTIGILTFAFTASFSPIAVFVLGNVVGYTWCNFSFLAFWILTGNSCCNVIIYSVRDHRFRKGVTLLFQREQSPPHGEKT